A portion of the Corynebacterium ammoniagenes DSM 20306 genome contains these proteins:
- a CDS encoding alpha/beta hydrolase: MKFLTATSMGFYRRAIAVLAAIIMVATIVTVAGAPKAEAANRDWLRPDATGTCDWDAVAYWVQRCDVWSDSMGRTVPVQIQPAQRGGNAGLYLLDGLRATEHTNAWVNDVNAARLYEPHNITLVMPVGGAASFYADWDGPAKYDLNDPVNYQWETFLTQELKGYLNRQFGVSPTNNSIAGLSMGGTAAITLAGKHRDQFRQTLSYSGYLSTSIPGAQTLMRLALLDAGGFNLNAMYGSIISPRRFENDPFNQIQNLHGADVYVSAGSGIPSPSDANYPWNLALSGAALEAVAMGSTRIWDTKARTMGLNFTADYPPTGIHNWNQFGSQLSKTKNRVLDVMNAW; the protein is encoded by the coding sequence ATGAAGTTCCTTACTGCCACCAGCATGGGATTTTATCGCCGTGCCATTGCAGTGCTGGCTGCGATCATCATGGTGGCCACTATTGTCACCGTTGCTGGTGCGCCCAAGGCAGAAGCTGCCAACCGTGACTGGTTGCGCCCAGACGCTACCGGTACCTGTGACTGGGATGCCGTCGCATACTGGGTTCAGCGCTGTGACGTGTGGTCGGACTCTATGGGCCGCACTGTTCCCGTCCAGATCCAACCAGCTCAGCGCGGCGGCAATGCTGGCTTGTACTTGCTGGATGGTCTGCGTGCAACCGAGCACACCAATGCGTGGGTTAATGACGTCAACGCAGCGCGTCTGTACGAGCCACACAACATCACCCTGGTGATGCCCGTTGGTGGCGCGGCGTCCTTCTACGCTGACTGGGACGGTCCAGCAAAGTACGACCTCAACGATCCAGTCAACTACCAGTGGGAAACCTTCCTGACCCAGGAACTGAAGGGCTACCTGAACCGTCAGTTCGGTGTTTCTCCAACCAATAACTCCATCGCTGGTTTGTCCATGGGCGGCACCGCTGCCATCACCTTGGCTGGTAAGCACCGCGACCAGTTCCGTCAGACCCTGTCCTACTCGGGCTACCTGTCCACCTCGATCCCTGGTGCACAGACCCTGATGCGTCTGGCCCTGCTGGATGCCGGTGGATTCAACTTGAACGCGATGTACGGTTCGATCATCAGCCCACGTCGCTTTGAAAATGACCCATTCAACCAGATCCAAAACCTGCACGGCGCTGACGTCTATGTCTCCGCAGGCTCTGGTATTCCAAGCCCTTCCGATGCCAACTACCCATGGAACTTGGCACTGTCCGGCGCAGCTTTGGAAGCAGTCGCAATGGGCTCGACCCGAATCTGGGACACCAAGGCTCGTACAATGGGTCTGAACTTCACGGCTGATTACCCACCAACCGGTATCCACAACTGGAACCAGTTCGGTAGCCAGCTCTCGAAGACCAAGAACCGCGTTCTTGACGTTATGAACGCCTGGTAA
- the zomB gene encoding flagellar motor control protein ZomB, producing the protein MHHASTRTLVERQSTWWALGSALIIGVVAFIVGFQRRWMSDDGLIVLRTVRNLLAGNGPVFNVGERVEANTSTLWQYIITVVHMVTGQELAVVALYCALGLSVLAVVIGCWATARLYKPATGIAAVPVHWSTWTVLPAGVLVYLALPPARDFFTSGLEWGLSIFYLAVLWALLLWWAGNADGTKDLDLSAYGLAFWAGLSWLVRPELALYGGVAGIVLFLAHRNWKKWLLILAVALPVPGGYQIFRMGYYGLLTPHTAVAKSASDSQWASGFHYLQDFVSPYWLWLPVLVLAVVGVFALAQPLNRSAAQAQALSGRRRRRIDNEKESASSSSQDSARNWTWLHQVRSEKTAVIVLVGCALLHIIYVLRVGGDFMHGRMLLLPLFALLLPVFVLPLNLFGSIIIGALITGGIAVWSLVIAYRGLPNDWTDFDTGRVIVDEREFWTYATNREQGDPPMNAQDFQSSPFLNGWDGGMAALQDGDAMMLRYLKNDDPEVFDWEALPRDEHRSDPATIYLINMGMSSMNAPLDIRVLDNIGLSTPMAARQPRIEDGRVGHDKNLDRIWQVADSAADLDELPVWINSDDAKAARAALETEDFQKLFSSYRAPLTVERFLSNITFSLTDGRTLQLSSDPYDYLPENWSTQ; encoded by the coding sequence ATGCACCATGCCTCAACTCGTACTTTAGTAGAGCGTCAGTCCACCTGGTGGGCTCTCGGCTCGGCTTTAATCATCGGCGTTGTGGCATTTATCGTTGGTTTTCAGCGCCGCTGGATGTCCGATGATGGACTCATCGTCCTGCGCACCGTGCGCAACCTGCTTGCTGGCAACGGCCCCGTCTTCAACGTGGGCGAGCGAGTAGAGGCCAATACCTCCACGTTGTGGCAGTACATTATCACCGTCGTGCACATGGTCACCGGCCAAGAGCTCGCTGTGGTCGCGCTGTACTGCGCACTGGGCCTGTCAGTACTGGCAGTTGTCATTGGCTGCTGGGCCACCGCGCGGCTGTATAAACCAGCGACCGGCATCGCAGCAGTCCCTGTCCACTGGTCCACATGGACGGTGCTTCCCGCTGGTGTCCTGGTGTACCTGGCGCTGCCGCCGGCGCGCGACTTTTTTACCTCCGGGCTCGAGTGGGGTCTGTCCATCTTCTACCTCGCGGTGCTGTGGGCACTGCTGTTGTGGTGGGCAGGCAACGCTGATGGCACAAAGGACCTTGACCTTTCTGCCTACGGCCTGGCCTTTTGGGCGGGGCTGAGCTGGCTCGTGCGCCCCGAACTTGCTCTCTATGGCGGCGTTGCTGGAATCGTGCTCTTTCTTGCTCACCGTAACTGGAAAAAGTGGCTGTTGATCCTGGCCGTCGCGCTGCCAGTGCCTGGCGGGTATCAAATCTTCCGCATGGGCTATTACGGTCTGCTAACCCCGCATACCGCCGTGGCCAAATCCGCGAGCGATTCCCAATGGGCCTCCGGGTTTCACTACCTGCAAGACTTTGTCAGCCCCTACTGGCTCTGGCTGCCAGTTCTTGTTCTCGCCGTAGTCGGGGTATTTGCGTTGGCGCAGCCGCTTAACCGCTCTGCTGCTCAAGCACAAGCGTTGAGCGGCCGCCGCCGTCGTCGGATAGATAATGAGAAGGAATCCGCTTCCTCATCGTCGCAGGATAGCGCGCGGAACTGGACGTGGCTACACCAGGTGCGCTCGGAGAAGACGGCCGTTATCGTGCTGGTCGGCTGTGCCTTGCTGCACATCATCTACGTGCTGCGCGTCGGCGGGGACTTCATGCATGGACGCATGTTGTTATTGCCGCTTTTTGCGTTGTTGTTGCCGGTATTTGTCTTACCGCTCAACCTCTTCGGCAGCATCATCATCGGCGCGCTGATTACCGGTGGTATCGCGGTGTGGTCGCTGGTTATTGCCTACCGCGGTCTGCCCAATGATTGGACGGATTTTGATACCGGGCGCGTCATCGTCGATGAACGCGAATTCTGGACGTATGCCACCAATCGCGAACAAGGCGATCCACCCATGAACGCCCAGGACTTTCAAAGCTCACCATTTCTTAATGGCTGGGACGGCGGCATGGCGGCTTTGCAAGATGGCGATGCGATGATGCTGCGCTACCTGAAAAATGATGACCCAGAGGTCTTTGATTGGGAGGCCTTGCCGCGCGATGAGCACCGATCCGATCCAGCCACGATTTACCTCATCAATATGGGTATGTCGTCCATGAATGCGCCACTAGATATTCGGGTCCTGGACAATATTGGTCTTTCCACCCCGATGGCGGCACGCCAGCCACGTATTGAGGATGGCCGCGTGGGACACGACAAGAATCTGGATCGCATCTGGCAAGTCGCTGATTCAGCTGCTGACCTGGATGAGCTTCCAGTATGGATTAATTCTGATGATGCCAAGGCAGCGCGTGCAGCACTGGAGACAGAAGATTTCCAGAAACTCTTTTCCAGCTACCGTGCACCATTAACGGTGGAGCGTTTCTTGAGCAATATTACATTTTCGCTTACCGATGGCCGTACCCTGCAACTATCATCTGACCCCTACGACTACCTTCCGGAAAACTGGTCTACGCAGTAG
- a CDS encoding decaprenyl-phosphate phosphoribosyltransferase yields MTEKPETFEGDGQQKFFHPEPHTQGIEDSRKRQPPKNLADGMIKALRPKQWVKNVLVLAAPAAAGADALFHTRTLLDVALAFIVFCLGASSIYLINDARDVDADRAHPTKRFRPIAAGVLPVNLAYAMSVVLIIAAVGLSFLATSGLQLALVIGVYIALQLGYCFGWKHMPVIDIALVSSGFMLRTMAGGVAAGIELSQWFLLVAAFGSLFMASGKRYSEILLAERTGAKIRKSLAGYTPTYLRFVWTLSATAVVMSYSLWGFQLANETEGWAAIWYQISMVPFTIAILRYAADVDRGRGGAPDEIALEDRTLQILALLWLACIAMAVYVFPLLT; encoded by the coding sequence ATGACCGAGAAGCCTGAAACCTTTGAAGGTGACGGCCAGCAGAAGTTTTTCCACCCGGAACCACATACCCAAGGTATTGAGGACTCCCGCAAACGTCAGCCGCCGAAGAACCTTGCCGATGGCATGATCAAGGCCCTGCGTCCAAAACAATGGGTGAAAAACGTTCTGGTCCTGGCTGCCCCCGCGGCTGCTGGCGCCGATGCCCTCTTCCATACCCGCACCCTGCTGGACGTGGCTTTAGCTTTTATCGTCTTCTGCCTGGGCGCATCCTCGATCTACCTGATCAACGATGCCCGCGATGTCGACGCTGACCGCGCGCACCCGACCAAGCGTTTCCGCCCGATTGCCGCCGGTGTCCTGCCGGTTAACCTGGCATATGCCATGTCCGTGGTGCTGATTATCGCGGCCGTTGGTTTGTCCTTCCTGGCGACCTCCGGGCTGCAATTGGCACTGGTCATTGGTGTTTACATTGCTTTGCAGCTGGGTTATTGCTTTGGCTGGAAGCACATGCCGGTGATTGATATTGCCCTGGTGTCGTCGGGCTTTATGCTGCGTACGATGGCCGGCGGTGTGGCCGCTGGCATTGAGCTGTCCCAGTGGTTCTTGCTGGTCGCAGCTTTTGGTTCACTCTTTATGGCTTCCGGCAAGCGTTACTCCGAAATCTTGCTGGCAGAACGTACCGGCGCCAAGATCCGCAAGTCCCTGGCCGGCTACACCCCGACTTACCTGCGCTTTGTGTGGACGCTGTCGGCAACCGCCGTGGTTATGAGCTACTCGCTGTGGGGCTTTCAGCTCGCCAATGAAACCGAAGGCTGGGCTGCCATCTGGTACCAGATTTCCATGGTTCCTTTCACCATCGCCATCTTGCGCTACGCCGCTGACGTGGACCGTGGCCGCGGTGGTGCTCCCGATGAAATTGCCTTGGAAGACCGCACCTTGCAGATCCTTGCCCTGCTGTGGCTGGCTTGTATCGCCATGGCTGTCTACGTCTTCCCGCTGCTGACCTAG
- a CDS encoding phosphatase PAP2 family protein, producing the protein MSSITALSTAESRILENIQNIAFDAPGVLPAARGLSHLGEHALGWMGLSALGWSLDKKRRRQWIAVGASAFTAHAASVIVKRIVRRKRPDYSYVRVGVGTPSKLSFPSSHSTSTTAFLVAVARLYGTPAPLAGIPVMMLSRMVLGVHYPSDTAFGAALGAATAEAITRYERKTA; encoded by the coding sequence TTGAGTAGCATCACCGCGTTGAGCACTGCGGAGTCGCGCATTTTGGAAAACATCCAAAATATTGCCTTCGATGCTCCGGGAGTACTGCCGGCCGCTCGCGGCCTAAGCCACCTCGGCGAGCACGCCTTGGGGTGGATGGGTCTCTCCGCCTTGGGCTGGAGCCTGGATAAAAAACGTCGTCGGCAGTGGATTGCCGTGGGTGCCTCGGCTTTTACTGCGCATGCGGCATCGGTCATCGTCAAGCGAATTGTGAGACGAAAGCGTCCGGATTATTCTTACGTGCGCGTAGGAGTAGGAACTCCGTCGAAATTGTCGTTTCCTTCTTCACACTCCACCTCGACAACGGCCTTTTTGGTTGCCGTTGCACGCCTGTATGGAACCCCTGCCCCGTTGGCGGGGATTCCGGTCATGATGCTCTCGCGCATGGTGCTGGGCGTGCACTACCCATCTGATACTGCTTTTGGGGCAGCATTAGGTGCTGCAACTGCGGAGGCAATTACACGTTATGAAAGGAAAACTGCATGA
- a CDS encoding glycosyltransferase — MTANNTVSDNAVQRILLPKRGEPFDVRMLYIIEAEQNRERLRWSNRASLTVPAGEEVSFQTYFNAFPASYWRRWSQLDSIILALDIDGEANISIYRSKQDGQRISVANHLVKTGHHEFELPLKNFEDGGWLWFDVTAETEATISQAAWCAPSAPGPQTMPDGTTIEPSDKRVAVGIPTFNRPTDAVAALQALAEDPVVDGIIDFVLMPDQGNQHPADEPGYDEAVAHFGERFREFRQGNLGGSGGYSRIMFEALENTESPFILYMDDDIAIEPDSILRAVQAARYAASPIIVGGQMLNLQERSQLRTTGEQVDRGDFMWGAAPHAVYDHDFAKYPLSAIGDAQSHKDPSSYDSRALHRRVDVEYNGWWMCLFPRVVAETNGQPLPLFIKWDDTEYSLRAAANGFPTVTWPGAAIWHMAWADKDDAIDWQAYFHLRNRLIVAALYHDGDTKGITRSIFKSTLKHTMCMEYSTMAIQIEAMRDFLAGPDQLFDILETSLPRIAKLRSNYSDAVIIESADQLPAPTGAPGVPTHNIGGRLAKIKKLPWAVKGLKHLLSKEDPRHHEAPQLNLTPDEARWFTLSRVDSATVSTAGGTGVAFRKRDRDLARDLVEQTRELLNEIEENFDEMRRVYREALPELTSRESWRKIFE; from the coding sequence GTGACAGCAAACAACACTGTTTCTGACAATGCCGTTCAGCGCATTTTATTGCCCAAGCGTGGCGAACCCTTTGATGTCCGCATGCTGTACATCATCGAAGCGGAACAAAACCGTGAGCGCCTGCGCTGGTCCAACCGCGCTTCGCTGACGGTTCCCGCTGGCGAAGAAGTCTCATTCCAGACTTACTTCAACGCTTTCCCAGCGTCGTACTGGCGCCGCTGGTCGCAGCTGGACTCTATTATCTTGGCGCTGGATATTGATGGCGAGGCAAATATCTCCATCTACCGCTCCAAGCAAGATGGCCAGCGCATTTCCGTGGCTAACCACTTGGTTAAGACCGGGCACCACGAGTTTGAGCTGCCGCTGAAAAACTTCGAAGACGGCGGCTGGCTGTGGTTCGATGTCACCGCGGAGACCGAAGCCACCATCTCGCAAGCCGCATGGTGCGCGCCTTCTGCCCCTGGTCCACAAACTATGCCGGATGGCACCACCATTGAACCGTCGGACAAGCGCGTTGCAGTAGGTATTCCCACCTTCAACCGCCCGACTGACGCCGTGGCTGCCTTGCAGGCACTGGCAGAAGACCCGGTTGTTGATGGCATCATCGACTTTGTGCTCATGCCGGACCAAGGCAACCAGCACCCCGCCGATGAGCCCGGATATGACGAGGCCGTTGCACACTTCGGTGAGCGTTTCCGTGAATTCCGCCAGGGCAACCTGGGTGGATCGGGCGGTTACTCCCGCATCATGTTTGAGGCGCTAGAAAACACCGAATCGCCCTTTATCTTGTACATGGATGATGACATCGCTATTGAGCCAGACTCGATTCTGCGCGCGGTGCAGGCGGCACGCTATGCGGCGAGCCCAATCATCGTCGGCGGACAGATGCTCAACCTGCAGGAGCGCAGCCAACTGCGCACCACCGGCGAGCAGGTCGACCGAGGAGACTTCATGTGGGGTGCGGCACCGCACGCGGTCTACGACCACGACTTTGCCAAGTACCCACTGTCCGCAATCGGGGACGCACAAAGCCACAAAGACCCAAGTTCCTATGATTCGCGCGCGCTGCACCGCCGCGTCGATGTGGAATATAACGGTTGGTGGATGTGCCTGTTCCCACGCGTTGTCGCGGAAACTAACGGCCAGCCGCTGCCGCTGTTTATTAAATGGGATGACACGGAATACTCCCTGCGCGCCGCCGCCAATGGTTTTCCGACCGTGACCTGGCCAGGCGCTGCCATTTGGCACATGGCCTGGGCAGATAAAGACGATGCCATCGACTGGCAGGCGTATTTCCACCTGCGCAACCGCCTCATCGTTGCCGCGTTGTACCACGATGGTGATACCAAGGGCATTACCCGTTCCATCTTCAAGTCCACCTTGAAGCACACAATGTGCATGGAATATTCCACCATGGCTATCCAAATCGAAGCCATGCGAGATTTCTTGGCAGGACCTGATCAACTCTTTGACATCCTAGAAACCTCCCTGCCGCGCATCGCTAAGCTGCGCTCCAACTACTCCGATGCTGTCATCATCGAATCCGCCGACCAACTGCCTGCACCGACGGGCGCGCCGGGTGTGCCGACGCACAATATTGGCGGACGCCTAGCCAAGATTAAAAAGCTGCCGTGGGCGGTCAAGGGGCTCAAGCACCTGCTGTCGAAGGAAGATCCACGCCACCATGAAGCACCGCAGCTTAACCTGACCCCGGATGAAGCGCGCTGGTTTACCCTGTCCCGCGTCGATTCTGCAACGGTGTCGACTGCTGGTGGCACCGGTGTAGCATTCCGCAAGCGCGACCGCGATTTGGCACGCGACTTGGTGGAGCAGACCCGTGAGCTTCTCAACGAGATTGAGGAAAACTTTGATGAGATGCGTCGCGTCTACCGCGAGGCACTGCCAGAGTTAACCTCGCGTGAGTCCTGGAGGAAGATCTTTGAGTAG
- a CDS encoding three-helix bundle dimerization domain-containing protein — translation MFIVNNESRFETLRQDLHEAYGHAHTAQTINAKLDEIIAKHKSKAILDDYIAVLVEREVMEYFGAHRNHVRFAAGLNTDLVKAAIALTKKHAGDALVVDGAVSHPENQTEGHMSYVLGERGLDAHERHVEDVRTVSMPDYIIYLGADVPRDEAGKDIKIWPIAHAEDVEQTRELADDLEARVLYMLNKLGITPLTEQVKLSA, via the coding sequence ATGTTTATTGTTAATAATGAGTCCCGGTTCGAAACTCTTCGTCAAGATTTGCACGAGGCATACGGCCACGCCCACACGGCGCAGACTATTAATGCAAAGCTCGATGAAATCATCGCAAAGCATAAGAGCAAAGCCATTTTGGATGACTACATTGCTGTTCTGGTTGAGCGCGAAGTAATGGAATACTTCGGAGCGCACCGTAACCACGTCCGCTTTGCTGCGGGTCTTAACACTGACTTGGTTAAGGCCGCCATTGCATTGACGAAAAAGCACGCCGGCGACGCATTGGTCGTTGATGGCGCAGTTTCTCACCCAGAAAACCAGACAGAAGGCCACATGTCTTATGTCCTGGGAGAGCGTGGACTTGATGCCCACGAACGTCACGTAGAAGATGTCCGAACTGTCTCCATGCCTGACTACATCATTTACCTGGGCGCAGATGTCCCACGTGATGAAGCTGGCAAGGATATTAAGATTTGGCCAATCGCACACGCTGAAGACGTAGAGCAAACTCGTGAGCTTGCTGATGATTTGGAAGCTCGCGTGCTGTACATGCTCAACAAGCTCGGCATCACGCCGTTGACTGAGCAGGTAAAACTCTCCGCTTAA
- the glf gene encoding UDP-galactopyranose mutase, whose translation MTNLDKTYDLIVVGSGFFGLTVAERAATQLGKRVLVIEKRNHLGGNAYSEPEPETGIEVHKYGAHLFHTSNKRVWDYVTQFTDFTDYQHRVFAMHDGTAYQFPMGLGLINQFFGRYYSPDEARELIKEQAAEMNVDDAQNLEEKAISLIGRPLYEAFIRDYTAKQWQTDPKNLPAGNITRLPVRYTFNNRYFNDTYEGLPVNGYTAWLENMCASELIDVVLDTDWFEVRDEVRAKSPEAPVVYTGPLDRYFDYAEGDLGWRTLDFDMEVLNTGDFQGTSVMNYNDADVPYTRIHEFRHFHPERDKQYPKDKTVIMKEYSRAAEKGDEPYYPINTPEDREMLKKYRELAAMEARENNVLFGGRLGTYQYLDMHMAIGSALTMFDNKIEPFFTEGQPLEQQGRAR comes from the coding sequence ATGACCAACCTTGATAAGACTTACGATCTCATCGTCGTCGGCTCCGGCTTTTTTGGCCTTACCGTGGCAGAACGTGCTGCTACGCAGCTGGGTAAGCGCGTTTTAGTCATCGAAAAGCGCAATCACCTCGGCGGTAATGCTTACTCAGAGCCAGAACCAGAAACCGGCATCGAGGTTCACAAGTACGGCGCTCACTTGTTCCACACCTCCAATAAGCGCGTGTGGGACTATGTCACCCAATTCACGGATTTCACGGACTATCAGCACCGTGTATTCGCCATGCACGATGGCACTGCCTACCAATTTCCCATGGGATTGGGGCTCATCAACCAGTTCTTCGGCCGCTACTACTCTCCTGATGAAGCCCGTGAGCTCATCAAGGAACAGGCCGCGGAAATGAACGTGGATGATGCACAAAACCTCGAGGAAAAGGCCATCTCTTTGATTGGTCGTCCTTTATATGAGGCGTTCATTCGTGACTACACCGCCAAGCAGTGGCAAACCGACCCGAAGAACCTGCCTGCCGGCAATATCACTCGTTTGCCAGTGCGCTATACCTTCAACAACCGTTACTTCAACGATACCTATGAAGGCCTGCCAGTTAATGGCTACACCGCGTGGCTGGAAAATATGTGTGCATCAGAGCTTATCGATGTCGTCCTCGACACCGATTGGTTCGAGGTTCGCGATGAGGTACGCGCGAAGTCTCCAGAGGCGCCTGTTGTCTACACTGGCCCGCTGGATCGCTACTTCGACTATGCCGAAGGCGACTTGGGCTGGCGCACCTTGGACTTTGACATGGAGGTACTCAACACCGGTGACTTCCAGGGCACCTCGGTGATGAACTACAACGACGCGGATGTCCCTTATACCCGCATCCACGAGTTCCGCCACTTCCACCCGGAGCGTGACAAGCAGTATCCCAAGGATAAGACCGTCATCATGAAGGAATACTCACGCGCGGCGGAAAAGGGCGATGAGCCTTATTACCCCATTAACACTCCAGAAGACCGCGAGATGTTGAAGAAGTACCGCGAGCTCGCGGCTATGGAAGCGCGCGAGAACAACGTTTTGTTCGGCGGACGTCTGGGTACGTATCAGTACCTGGATATGCACATGGCTATCGGTTCCGCGCTGACGATGTTTGATAACAAGATTGAACCCTTCTTCACCGAAGGCCAGCCACTCGAGCAGCAAGGCCGCGCCCGGTAG
- a CDS encoding N-acetylmuramoyl-L-alanine amidase: MQQRRRLVPTRSSWATPVTAILAATAVAAAAAFGGNQILNTQSGGSGPIETTSSSANFGDGDTVVVDDPAIAAQGGGAGPRAVKEFRQDDPFSMFALTWQGQKDVAAFVRAEQEDGSWGEWFNAEPMDVVTEGTNGTDLIFVGDTKAVQVSVGNVDLGIPSDEEVAEELGTNEDNSNETPAEAAPAADDQAEAPAETATETPSEAPADTPADTPADAAANVAERVGQQVSAGTAPKPSDIGKIKPVADSEDLPADSSAVSASDLEAVFIDGNAQENGIANMADTDGMPPVVTRAGWGANESQRCSQPDYTEPTKALTLHHTAGSNDYSPAQAAAQVRGIFQYHAQTLGWCDMGYNVLVDKYGTIYEGRYGGLERGVMGAHVGGFNSNTWAISMMGNYETAQPSTEMLNSVTSIAAWKAAQAGIDPTGTVSLRSGGFGGSKYPAGTTATVPAFHGHSDLHNTSCPGGNVISRWGEIRNATKIKTDAINAGDVISQPPTNNNPGGGDNAGDNAGNGGEQQAGVEDLSSALPGLSSIAERGMNQQGSSDFSPEETQAVAAVATAVAGLAITAGTVTLPESGDEIIPGVTVDALPGIISKVLTVTGNEEAGSAFDTLINAFGPVLGQPIGGPNSENAQLVYQLFNNGVVLSSEETGAHALIGEFARAWAEGDTATELGLPTSDQYSVDQVNGGNAVRVDFQGGYITFDPNTATVDVHTN; this comes from the coding sequence GTGCAACAACGACGCCGACTTGTTCCCACGAGGTCCTCGTGGGCTACCCCGGTGACCGCAATCTTGGCGGCCACTGCAGTAGCTGCGGCTGCTGCTTTTGGGGGAAACCAAATTCTTAATACCCAGTCCGGAGGCTCCGGCCCGATTGAGACGACGTCGTCTTCGGCCAACTTTGGCGATGGCGACACCGTCGTCGTCGACGACCCCGCTATCGCTGCCCAAGGTGGCGGCGCTGGTCCCCGCGCGGTGAAAGAATTCCGTCAGGATGATCCTTTCTCGATGTTCGCGTTGACCTGGCAGGGACAAAAAGATGTCGCTGCCTTCGTTCGCGCTGAGCAAGAAGACGGTTCCTGGGGCGAATGGTTCAATGCTGAGCCCATGGACGTTGTCACCGAAGGCACCAATGGCACCGACCTCATCTTCGTTGGTGATACCAAGGCCGTTCAGGTCTCTGTCGGCAACGTAGACCTTGGCATCCCCTCCGACGAGGAAGTAGCCGAAGAACTCGGCACAAACGAGGACAACTCCAACGAGACTCCAGCCGAAGCAGCACCTGCTGCCGACGACCAAGCGGAAGCTCCAGCTGAGACCGCTACCGAGACACCGTCTGAGGCGCCGGCTGACACTCCTGCAGACACGCCAGCAGATGCAGCAGCAAATGTTGCAGAGCGTGTCGGACAGCAGGTTTCCGCAGGCACCGCGCCAAAGCCAAGTGATATTGGCAAGATTAAGCCAGTTGCTGATTCCGAAGATCTCCCCGCAGATAGCAGCGCGGTCTCCGCTTCTGACCTCGAGGCTGTCTTTATTGATGGCAACGCACAAGAAAACGGCATTGCCAATATGGCTGATACCGACGGAATGCCGCCAGTTGTCACGCGCGCTGGTTGGGGCGCTAATGAAAGCCAGCGCTGTTCCCAGCCTGATTACACTGAGCCCACCAAGGCTTTGACCTTGCACCACACCGCAGGTAGTAATGACTACTCCCCGGCTCAAGCAGCGGCGCAGGTGCGTGGCATCTTCCAATACCACGCTCAGACCTTGGGCTGGTGCGATATGGGCTACAACGTACTCGTCGATAAGTACGGCACCATCTACGAAGGACGCTACGGCGGCCTAGAGCGCGGCGTCATGGGCGCTCACGTGGGTGGTTTCAATAGCAACACTTGGGCTATCTCGATGATGGGCAACTACGAAACCGCTCAGCCTTCGACCGAAATGCTCAATTCTGTCACCAGCATTGCCGCATGGAAGGCGGCTCAGGCAGGTATCGACCCGACCGGCACCGTAAGCTTGCGCTCCGGTGGGTTCGGCGGCTCCAAGTACCCAGCGGGCACGACGGCAACCGTGCCGGCCTTCCATGGCCACAGCGATTTGCACAACACCTCCTGCCCTGGTGGCAATGTGATTTCGCGCTGGGGAGAAATCCGCAACGCGACGAAGATTAAGACTGACGCCATTAACGCTGGTGACGTCATCAGTCAGCCGCCGACAAACAATAACCCTGGTGGCGGCGACAATGCCGGCGACAACGCTGGAAACGGCGGCGAGCAGCAAGCCGGCGTAGAGGACTTGTCCTCCGCGCTACCTGGCCTGTCGTCCATTGCAGAGCGTGGCATGAACCAGCAGGGCTCTTCCGACTTCAGCCCTGAGGAAACTCAGGCTGTCGCTGCAGTGGCTACCGCTGTTGCTGGTCTGGCCATCACCGCGGGCACAGTGACCTTGCCTGAATCTGGCGATGAAATCATCCCGGGTGTGACTGTCGATGCCTTGCCAGGAATTATCTCCAAGGTCCTCACGGTCACCGGTAACGAAGAAGCAGGTTCTGCCTTCGATACGCTCATCAATGCCTTCGGCCCCGTGCTGGGTCAACCAATTGGCGGGCCAAACTCGGAGAACGCGCAGCTTGTCTACCAGCTGTTTAATAACGGCGTGGTGCTCAGCTCCGAAGAAACCGGTGCTCATGCCTTGATTGGTGAATTCGCGCGTGCTTGGGCAGAGGGTGACACAGCTACCGAGCTGGGTCTGCCGACTTCTGACCAGTACTCCGTTGACCAGGTCAATGGCGGTAACGCCGTCCGCGTTGACTTCCAGGGTGGCTACATCACCTTCGATCCAAATACTGCAACGGTGGATGTTCACACCAACTAA